The Lates calcarifer isolate ASB-BC8 linkage group LG6, TLL_Latcal_v3, whole genome shotgun sequence genome includes a region encoding these proteins:
- the rab5if gene encoding uncharacterized protein RAB5IF codes for MTSSSKRKEESHLLNGGVKQSTWSKAFSSNAVWEEKDEFLDVIYWLRQIIAVILGVIWGVAPLKGFLGIAIFCIINAGVLYVYFSSFQQIDEEEYGGTWELTKEGFMTSFALFLVVWIIFYTALHFD; via the exons ATGACGAGCAGTTCAAAGCGGAAAGAAGAAAGTCATCTGCTGAATGGGGGTGTAAAACAGTCCACATGGAGCAAAGCCTTCAGCAGTAATGCTGTTTGGGAAGAGAAG gATGAGTTTTTAGACGTGATTTATTGGCTCCGACAAATTATTGCAGTAATCCTTGGTGTGATATGGGGTGTTGCACCGTTGAAAGGATTTCTGGGAATAGCCAT ATTCTGCATCATCAACGCTGGCGTCCTTTACGTATActtcagcagctttcagcagATCGATGAGGAAGAGTATGGTGGCACGTGGGAACTCACCAAAGAAGGCTTCATGACATCTTTTGCTCTGTTTCTG GTGGTGTGGATAATCTTTTACACAGCTCTACATTTTGACTGA
- the dhx35 gene encoding probable ATP-dependent RNA helicase DHX35: MAAPLSTMKFWKPGAEAPGISEERELNTETTGSPIIFNPHTALSIEKQRQKLPVFKHRNNILYLVESYQTVIIVGETGCGKTTQIPQYLLEAGWAAEGKVIGVTQPRRVAAISVANRVAEERGALLGHEVGYTIRFDDCSDPHATRIKFLTDGMLVREMMADPLLKKYSVLMLDEAHERTLYTDIAIGLLKKIQKKRRDLRLIVASATLDAKKFHDFFNLNETGDPNKDTCGILTVEGRTFPVDVFYTVSPVPDYVKATVETVLKIHETEDDGDVLAFLTGQEEVEKVVSFLQDQARSLSRYGMKKHLRILPMYSGLPYAEQMKVFERAPSSVRKIVVATNIAETSITINGIVFVIDCAFVKLRAYNPCTAIESLVVTPISKASASQRAGRAGRNRPGKCFRLYTEEDFEKLPASTVPEMQRTNLAPVILQLKALGIDNVLRFSFLSPPPAQTMVQALELLYALGGLDHYGRLTDPTGVRMAEFPLSPMFAKMLLESGNFGCSKEIVTIAAMMQIQNIFVVLPNQKKAAAREHRKFAVAEGDHLTMLNVYEAFIKHQKSSQWCQEHFLNYKGLLRAVTVREQLRRLMNKFKVPRTSSEGDPDVILKCIVSGFFANAARIHHSGSYRTLRDDRELHIHPNSVLFGEKPPKWVVFNEVVQTSKYYMRDVTAVESSWLVELAPHFYKQAKHGSLASKRSRVL, translated from the exons ATGGCGGCTCCCCTCTCCACGATGAAATTTTGGAAGCCGG GGGCTGAGGCACCGGGGATCTCAGAGGAGCGGGAGCTCAACACGGAGACCACCGGCTCCCCCATCATCTTCAACCCGCACACCGCCCTCTCCATAGAGAAACAGCGGCAGAAACTCCCTGTTTTCAAG CACAGAAACAACATCTTGTACTTGGTGGAGAGCTACCAGACTGTCATCATAGTTGGTGAGACGGGATGTGGGAAGACAACACAAATACCTCAG TACCTGCTGGAGGCTGGCTGGGCAGCGGAGGGGAAGGTGATTGGAGTGACACAGCCCCGCCGCGTGGCTGCTATCTCT GTTGCTAACCGTGTTGCAGAGGAGCGGGGGGCCCTGCTGGGACATGAGGTGGGCTACACCATCCGATTTGACGACTGCTCTGATCCCCATGCCACGAGGATCAAG TTCCTTACAGATGGCATGCTGGTGCGGGAAATGATGGCTGATCCTCTATTGAAAAAATACAG TGTGTTGATGCTAGATGAAGCACATGAGAGAACCCTGTACACAGACATAGCCATTGGTCTACTAAAGAAG ATACAGAAGAAGCGACGAGACCTGCGACTGATTGTGGCCTCTGCCACTCTGGATGCCAAG AAATTCCATGACTTCTTCAACCTGAATGAGACTGGGGATCCTAACAAGGACACATGTGGTATTCTGACAGTGGAAGGACGCACCTTTCCAGTGGATGTCTTCTATACTGTCAG CCCTGTTCCAGACTATGTGAAGGCCACAGTGGAGACGGTGCTGAAGATCCATGAGACAGAGGATGATGGAGATGTCCTGGCTTTTCTTACTGGACAG gaggaggtggagaaggtgGTGTCCTTTCTTCAGGACCAGGCGAGGTCTCTGTCACGATATGGTATGAAGAAACACCTGAGAATTTTGCCCATGTATTCTGGCCTACCATATGCTGAGCAGATGAAGGTCTTTGAGAGGGCGCCGTCCTCTGTTCGTAAG ATTGTGGTGGCTACGAACATAGCTGAGACCTCCATCACCATAAATGGAATTGTATTCGTCATCGACTGCGCATTTGTGAAGCTCCGAGCATATAATCCCTGCACTGCCATTGAGTCACTGGTGGTCACCCCCATTTCCAAAGCTTCGGCCAGTCAGAGGGCCGGGAGAGCCGGACGAAACCGGCCTGGGAAATGCTTTAGACTTTACACAG AGGAGGACTTTGAGAAACTGCCTGCCTCTACTGTGCCAGAGATGCAGCGCACCAATTTGGCCCCTGTCATCCTGCAGCTCAAAGCGTTAGGCATTGACAACGTGCTGCGGTTCAGCTTCCTTTCT CCTCCTCCAGCCCAGACCATGGTTCAAGCTCTGGAACTGCTTTACGCTCTGGGAG GTCTTGACCATTACGGCCGTTTGACTGATCCCACGGGTGTGCGGATGGCAGAGTTTCCTCTCAGCCCCATGTTTGCCAAGATGCTGCTAGAGTCGGGAAATTTTGGCTGCTCCAAAGAGATTGTTACCATAGCAGCAATGATGCAGATTCAGAATATATTTGTTGTGCTGCCCAATCAGAAGAAAGCTGCT GCCCGAGAGCACAGGAAATTTGCAGTTGCTGAGGGAGACCACCTCACCATGCTGAATGTGTATGAAGCGTTCATTAAG CACCAGAAGAGCTCCCAGTGGTGTCAGGAACATTTTCTCAATTACAAGGGTCTGCTGAGGGCTGTGACTGTACGAGAGCAGCTCCGACGTCTCATGAACAAGTTTAAGGTGCCACGGACGTCCAGCGAAG GTGATCCTGATGTGATCCTGAAGTGTATTGTCTCTGGATTTTTTGCTAATGCAGCCCGCATTCACCATTCTGGTTCCTACAG GACTTTACGCGATGATCGTGAGCTTCACATCCACCCCAACTCTGTGCTTTTTGGAGAGAAGCCTCCAAAATG GGTTGTCTTCAATGAAGTGGTGCAGACATCAAAATACTACATGCGTGATGTGACTGCTGTTGAGTCGTCCTGGTTGGTTGAGCTGGCTCCTCACTTTTACAAGCAGGCTAAG CATGGTTCACTGGCCAGCAAGAGATCCCGGGTCCTCTAA